The Methanococcoides methylutens MM1 genome has a window encoding:
- a CDS encoding nascent polypeptide-associated complex protein: MIPGMGGRGMNPKKVKQMMKQMGINIDEIEDVEQVIIRTADKDIVFNNASVSIMNAQGVDTYQVTGTPEEVPRELEIPEDDVRLVAEQTGASDEAALEALKNANGDLAEAILALSA, from the coding sequence ATGATTCCAGGTATGGGCGGAAGGGGAATGAACCCCAAAAAGGTCAAACAGATGATGAAACAGATGGGCATCAACATCGACGAGATAGAAGATGTGGAACAGGTCATCATAAGGACCGCGGACAAGGACATAGTATTCAATAACGCAAGTGTCAGCATAATGAATGCACAGGGAGTTGACACATATCAGGTAACAGGTACTCCTGAAGAAGTACCACGTGAACTGGAAATCCCTGAAGATGATGTGAGACTTGTGGCAGAGCAGACCGGTGCAAGCGATGAAGCTGCCCTTGAAGCTCTCAAAAATGCTAACGGGGATCTGGCAGAAGCAATTCTTGCCCTTTCCGCATGA
- a CDS encoding sodium-dependent transporter, whose amino-acid sequence MAGDTADTNRELLATRIGFLLVSAGCAIGLGNIWRFPFIAGKYGGAAFVVVYLAFLLILGLPILIMEFATGRAGRQNIAGSLRKLEPTGKRWHLFGYIAIIGNVILLMFYTTVAGWGFAYFYYMVKGSFIYLDPSEIGIFFDLFMGRTMEMITWMALVVGLGAFICSVGLQKGVERAGKVMMSGLFFILVILVIRSVTLPGAAEGISFYLDPDFSSLSWKGIYAAMTQAFFTLSVGVGGMTIFGSYINKDHSLTGESLKITFLDTSIALMAGLMIFPACSAFGVDVGSGPGLLFVTLPNVFNQMPAGILWGTLFFLFLAFASMSTVMGISENVIAFSIDEWGWGRKKASLLTGVSIFILSIPCCLGFGPLSWFQPFGEGTSILDLEDFIFTNNILPIGALTLVLFCSYSFGWGWNNFIQETDSGKGVKFPTQARPYIKYILPLIIVFILVRGWIGTLS is encoded by the coding sequence ATGGCAGGGGACACAGCAGATACCAACCGTGAACTATTAGCTACAAGGATCGGCTTCCTGCTTGTTTCTGCAGGATGTGCCATAGGCCTTGGAAACATCTGGCGTTTCCCTTTCATTGCAGGAAAATACGGAGGTGCTGCCTTTGTTGTCGTTTATCTTGCATTCCTTCTCATTCTGGGATTACCAATATTGATAATGGAATTTGCCACCGGAAGGGCGGGAAGGCAAAATATCGCAGGATCCCTCCGTAAGCTTGAACCAACAGGAAAACGGTGGCACTTATTTGGATATATCGCTATCATAGGCAATGTCATCCTGCTTATGTTCTACACTACGGTTGCAGGATGGGGGTTTGCATATTTCTATTACATGGTAAAGGGCAGTTTTATCTATCTTGACCCTTCGGAAATAGGTATTTTCTTCGACCTGTTCATGGGAAGGACCATGGAGATGATAACATGGATGGCACTGGTAGTTGGCCTTGGTGCATTTATATGCTCAGTCGGTCTCCAAAAAGGGGTTGAACGGGCCGGCAAGGTGATGATGTCAGGGCTTTTCTTTATTCTGGTAATACTCGTAATCCGTTCCGTCACCCTTCCAGGTGCTGCTGAAGGTATCAGCTTTTATCTAGACCCGGATTTTTCGAGCCTTAGCTGGAAAGGTATCTATGCGGCCATGACACAGGCATTCTTCACTTTGAGCGTCGGGGTCGGTGGCATGACCATCTTCGGAAGCTACATCAACAAAGATCATTCCCTTACAGGAGAATCCCTGAAGATCACGTTCCTTGATACTTCCATAGCACTTATGGCAGGACTAATGATATTCCCGGCATGCTCTGCCTTTGGTGTTGATGTGGGTTCCGGTCCCGGACTCCTCTTCGTCACACTACCCAACGTTTTCAACCAGATGCCTGCAGGTATTTTGTGGGGAACCCTCTTCTTCCTGTTCCTTGCCTTTGCTTCAATGTCAACTGTGATGGGCATCTCTGAGAATGTAATAGCCTTTTCAATAGATGAATGGGGGTGGGGAAGAAAGAAGGCCTCTCTGCTAACAGGAGTTTCAATATTCATTTTATCAATACCATGCTGCCTTGGATTCGGACCACTCAGCTGGTTCCAGCCTTTCGGAGAGGGAACATCCATCCTTGATCTGGAAGATTTCATCTTTACCAACAACATCCTTCCGATCGGTGCGCTTACACTGGTTCTGTTCTGCAGCTATAGTTTCGGGTGGGGATGGAACAATTTCATCCAGGAAACCGATTCCGGTAAAGGAGTGAAATTCCCAACACAGGCAAGACCATACATCAAATACATCCTTCCACTGATCATAGTTTTCATACTTGTCAGAGGATGGATAGGTACACTGTCATAA
- a CDS encoding dihydrolipoyl dehydrogenase: MKEYDLIVIGSGSGMNYVGLMMQDNPEMKVAIIDKDKPGGICLTRGCIPSKMLLYPAELVREIGRANKFGIDAEIRSIDFNYIMERMRSSIGQDIDMIHDGLSSSPKMDYYKDTVEFVEPYVLKVGDETITSKMIYLSIGSKPMIPPVKGLEDASYLTSDNVLELRSLPKSLAIIGGGYIAAEYGHFFSSMGSDVTIIGRSSRIIAQEEPEISELAKKKMQKYMTILTNHEVEEVQVSGNRKMVIAKDRQTGEIREILADEILVATGRSPNTDILHPEKGNVETDERGWIKVNEHMETSCPNVWAFGDANGKYLFKHVGNYESTVAYQNSVLDGDVSVDYHAVPHAIFSYPEIAGVGMGEAEAVEHYGKDNISIGFHRFEDTGKGMAMALEDYFVKVIIENSTNILVGAHIIGPQASVLVHQMIILMNTPGANIAPIVHGMDIHPSLSEVVKRAFYSRMPVNEYHSVLKSLELEY, encoded by the coding sequence ATGAAAGAGTATGATCTAATAGTGATAGGCAGCGGTTCAGGTATGAACTATGTTGGCCTGATGATGCAGGATAACCCGGAGATGAAAGTAGCGATCATCGACAAGGACAAGCCCGGGGGTATATGTTTGACAAGGGGCTGTATCCCCTCCAAGATGCTACTGTATCCTGCAGAACTTGTAAGGGAGATCGGAAGAGCAAACAAGTTCGGCATTGATGCTGAGATCAGGAGCATTGACTTCAATTATATCATGGAAAGGATGCGATCTTCCATCGGGCAGGATATTGATATGATCCACGATGGACTCTCTTCAAGCCCCAAAATGGATTACTATAAGGATACTGTTGAGTTCGTGGAACCATATGTGCTTAAGGTCGGCGATGAGACGATCACCTCAAAGATGATCTACCTGAGCATAGGTTCAAAACCCATGATCCCTCCAGTTAAAGGTCTGGAAGATGCCAGTTATCTCACAAGTGATAATGTCCTGGAACTGAGATCTTTGCCAAAGAGCCTTGCTATCATAGGTGGCGGTTACATAGCTGCTGAATACGGTCATTTCTTCTCTTCAATGGGCTCTGATGTTACCATAATAGGCCGTAGTTCCCGGATCATTGCTCAGGAAGAACCGGAGATCAGTGAACTTGCAAAGAAGAAGATGCAGAAGTACATGACCATCCTTACGAACCACGAGGTTGAAGAGGTTCAGGTCTCAGGAAATCGAAAGATGGTCATTGCAAAAGACAGGCAGACCGGTGAGATAAGGGAGATCCTGGCGGATGAGATCCTTGTGGCCACTGGCAGAAGTCCGAACACCGACATCCTTCATCCTGAAAAAGGAAACGTTGAGACCGATGAGAGGGGCTGGATAAAGGTCAATGAACATATGGAGACGAGCTGTCCCAATGTCTGGGCCTTTGGTGATGCCAATGGTAAATATCTCTTCAAGCATGTAGGTAACTATGAATCCACCGTAGCCTACCAGAACTCGGTTCTTGATGGTGATGTCAGTGTTGACTATCATGCAGTGCCCCATGCCATCTTTTCCTATCCGGAGATCGCAGGTGTGGGAATGGGAGAAGCAGAGGCTGTGGAGCATTACGGAAAAGATAATATTTCCATTGGTTTCCATCGGTTCGAGGATACAGGAAAAGGCATGGCTATGGCCCTTGAGGATTATTTTGTCAAGGTCATAATTGAAAACTCCACCAATATTTTGGTTGGTGCACACATAATCGGGCCACAGGCATCTGTTCTTGTTCACCAGATGATAATTCTCATGAACACCCCGGGAGCCAATATTGCTCCTATCGTCCATGGAATGGATATCCATCCATCCCTTAGCGAGGTCGTCAAACGCGCATTTTACTCACGGATGCCAGTTAATGAATATCATTCAGTATTGAAGTCCCTTGAACTTGAATACTGA